From a single Sebastes umbrosus isolate fSebUmb1 chromosome 17, fSebUmb1.pri, whole genome shotgun sequence genomic region:
- the acer3 gene encoding alkaline ceramidase 3: MAPSADRPGWFGRPTSTLDWCEENYVASFYIAEFWNTVSNLIMILPPIYGAIQTYRDGLEFRYICSFLGLAAVGVGSWCFHMTLLYEMQLLDELPMIYSTCVFVYCLYECFKQENSISLFPIALLLIFSVSVTVVYLQWKEPVFHQVMYGALVACLVMRSIFIVTWVYPWLRPLCYTSLGVFLLGFLLWNIDNIFCETLRATRRRLPPGVGVVTQFHAWWHIFTGLGSYLHILLSLQIRSTYLKLRPNVKFLCGVWPTLHIEPQKTS; encoded by the exons atgGCTCCCTCTGCAGACAGACCTGGCTGGTTCGGTCGGCCGACCTCCACGCTGGATTGGTGTGAGGAGAACTATGTCGCCTCCTTTTACATCGCAGAGTTCT GGAACACCGTCAGCAACCTGATTATGATTCTTCCTCCCATCTACGGGGCCATCCAGACGTACCGAGACGGCCTGGAGTTTCGTTACATCTGCTCTTTCCTCGGACTGGCAG CTGTCGGTGTTGGTTCCTGGTGCTTCCACATGACGCTGCTATATGAGATGCAG TTACTGGACGAGTTGCCGATGATTTACAGTACATGCGTCTTTGTCTACTGTCT aTATGAGTGTTTCAAACAGGAGAACAGCATCAGTCTGTTTCctattgcattattattaatCTTCAGTGTCTCAGTCACTGTG GTATACTTGCAGTGGAAGGAGCCAGTCTTCCACCAG GTCATGTACGGTGCTCTGGTAGCCTGCCTAGTGATGCGATCTATCTTCATTGTTACATG GGTGTACCCGTGGCTCAGACCGCTGTGTTACACCTCCCTAGGAGTCTTCCTGTTAGGCTTCCTACTGTGGAACATTGACAACATCTTCTGTGAAACATTAAG AGCCACTAGACGAAGGCTTCCCCCTGGTGTTGGAGTAGTAACACAGTTCCATGCCTGGTGGCACATCTTCACAGGCCTTGGATCCTACCTGCACATACTTCTCAG ccTGCAGATCAGGTCAACCTACCTCAAGTTGAGGCCAAATGTAAAG TTTCTTTGTGGAGTTTGGCCCACGTTgcacattgaaccacagaagaCGAGTTGA